In Mustela lutreola isolate mMusLut2 chromosome 1, mMusLut2.pri, whole genome shotgun sequence, one genomic interval encodes:
- the LOC131817400 gene encoding USP6 N-terminal-like protein isoform X2: MHGFFAPGFPKLARFQRHHDSIMEKELRGLRKHLASRRSPEALPSRPGAGDEQGLSAGLYTTKWFLQCFIGRTPFVLTLTLWDAYMLDGACVLTAMAYTVLRLHRSTGPRGSPGVPHAGVGGQGDGPLLPGARSRQASVEGHWLAGGLGAPLQRSSGHGASPAGSARGAPGNSGTPNRCPGQDPGTVGRRPSALTHTHCPERLLKLPLEGLQGFLQDTLAQPWALEDEAVLGHLRASMAHLHRRKCDLPPPGGGQRHQSAGLQRSPGSHGALAEARQTMSGPCPGTPTLLRSAS, encoded by the exons ATGCACG GGTTCTTCGCTCCGGGATTCCCAAAGCTGGCCCGTTTCCAGCGGCATCATGACAGCATCATGGAGAAGGAGCTCAGAGGCCTGAGGAAACACCTGGCGAGTAGACGCTCCCCGGAGGCCCTGCCCTCACGGCCCGGGGCAGGG GACGAGCAAGGGCTGAGCGCGGGGCTGTACACCACCAAGTGGTTTCTGCAATGTTTCATCGGCCGG ACCCCCTTCGTGCTCACCCTGACGCTATGGGACGCCTACATGCTGGACGGAGCGTGCGTCCTCACAGCTATGGCCTACACCGTCCTCAGGCTGCACCGCAGTACGGGACCCCGCGGGAGCCCAGGGGTGCCCCATGCAGGTGTGGGGGGCCAGGGAGATGGCCCACTGCTCCCGGGGGCGAGGAGCAGGCAGGCCTCGGTGGAGGGACACTGGCTGGCCGGTGGCTTGGGGGCCCCCCTGCAGAGGAGCAGCGGCCATGGGGCCTCTCCTGCCGGCTCTGCCCGCGGTGCTCCTGGGAACAGCGGGACGCCCAACCGCTGTCCCGGGCAGGATCCTGGGACAGTGGGGAGGCGCCCCTCTGCTCTGACTCACACCCATTGCCCAGAACGCCTCCTGAAGCTGCCCCTGGAAGGGCTGCAGGGCTTCCTTCAAGACACCCTggcccagccctgggccctggaggaTGAGGCCGTCCTCGGACACCTTCGGGCCTCCATGGCCCATCTCCACCGGAGGAAGTGCGACCTGCCCCCGCCAG gagGAGGCCAGAGACACCAGAGCGCAGGACTCCAGCGATCACCTGGCAGCCATGGTGCACTGGCCGAGGCCAGGCAGACCATGTCGGGACCCTGTCCGGGAACCCCGACGCTGCTCAGGTCAGCATCCTAG
- the LOC131817400 gene encoding uncharacterized protein LOC131817400 isoform X1 — translation MHGFFAPGFPKLARFQRHHDSIMEKELRGLRKHLASRRSPEALPSRPGAGDEQGLSAGLYTTKWFLQCFIGRTPFVLTLTLWDAYMLDGACVLTAMAYTVLRLHRSTGPRGSPGVPHAGVGGQGDGPLLPGARSRQASVEGHWLAGGLGAPLQRSSGHGASPAGSARGAPGNSGTPNRCPGQDPGTVGRRPSALTHTHCPERLLKLPLEGLQGFLQDTLAQPWALEDEAVLGHLRASMAHLHRRKCDLPPPAGPEELPKMPLGQEQMSPAPALLPAPTLETLSGAEGLASPRPATLAEQPGPLPRQAVIKAERPLREGRSMQSLAAPLWPGAPGTPVLSRLPPQRCSSLPNLPGHQGGCAGACGHGLEATTMGPFPFSSCQGHPCGHTPDQAPKRLWVSWDDVARAQEGGRGRARDTLPALGPPQLLPLCALGPAQPRHPWASAEPAAPGPCTCLGPADRLLDAQCQFPKASGEELGGREALGSQHGALPPHSRLFRRWHPRQEVQVTDLEGLPLA, via the exons ATGCACG GGTTCTTCGCTCCGGGATTCCCAAAGCTGGCCCGTTTCCAGCGGCATCATGACAGCATCATGGAGAAGGAGCTCAGAGGCCTGAGGAAACACCTGGCGAGTAGACGCTCCCCGGAGGCCCTGCCCTCACGGCCCGGGGCAGGG GACGAGCAAGGGCTGAGCGCGGGGCTGTACACCACCAAGTGGTTTCTGCAATGTTTCATCGGCCGG ACCCCCTTCGTGCTCACCCTGACGCTATGGGACGCCTACATGCTGGACGGAGCGTGCGTCCTCACAGCTATGGCCTACACCGTCCTCAGGCTGCACCGCAGTACGGGACCCCGCGGGAGCCCAGGGGTGCCCCATGCAGGTGTGGGGGGCCAGGGAGATGGCCCACTGCTCCCGGGGGCGAGGAGCAGGCAGGCCTCGGTGGAGGGACACTGGCTGGCCGGTGGCTTGGGGGCCCCCCTGCAGAGGAGCAGCGGCCATGGGGCCTCTCCTGCCGGCTCTGCCCGCGGTGCTCCTGGGAACAGCGGGACGCCCAACCGCTGTCCCGGGCAGGATCCTGGGACAGTGGGGAGGCGCCCCTCTGCTCTGACTCACACCCATTGCCCAGAACGCCTCCTGAAGCTGCCCCTGGAAGGGCTGCAGGGCTTCCTTCAAGACACCCTggcccagccctgggccctggaggaTGAGGCCGTCCTCGGACACCTTCGGGCCTCCATGGCCCATCTCCACCGGAGGAAGTGCGACCTGCCCCCGCCAG CCGGCCCTGAGGAGCTCCCCAAGATGCCCCTGGGCCAGGAGCAGATGTCCCCAGCCCcggccctcctccctgctcctaccCTGGAGACGCTCTCCGGAGCGGAGGGGCTGGCCTCCCCACGCCCAGCCACACTCGCTGAGCAGCCGGGACCCCTTCCACGCCAGGCCGTGATCAAGGCCGAGCGGCCGCTGCGGGAGGGAAGGTCGATGCAGTCCTTGGCTGCACCCCTGTGGCCGGGAGCACCTGGGACCCCGGTTCTGTCGCGGCTGCCCCCGCAGCGATGCAGTTCCCTCCCCAACCTGCCAGGACACCAGGGGGGATGTGCAGGGGCCTGTGGACATGGCCTCGAGGCCACAACCATGGGCCCCTTTCCCTTCAGCTCCTGCCAGGGCCACCCGTGTGGCCACACCCCAGACCAGGCCCCAAAACGTCTCTGGGTCTCGTGGGATGACGTCGCCCGAGCCCAGGAAGGAGGACGCGGTAGGGCCCGGGACACCCTTCCTGCCCTGGGGCCTCCGCAGCTCCTGCCCCTGTGTGCGCTTGGACCGGCCCAGCCGAGACACCCGTGGGCCAGTGCAGAGCCCGCAGCCCCAGGGCCCTGCACGTGCCTGGGCCCCGCTGACCGTCTCCTCGATGCGCAATGTCAATTCCCCAAGGCCTCTGGAGAAGAGCTTGGGGGCCGAGAGGCTCTGGGCAGCCAGCACGGTGCCTTGCCTCCTCACTCTCGACTTTTTAGAAGATGGCACCCTCGCCAGGAGGTACAAGTCACTGACCTAGAGGGACTTCCGCTGGCCTGA